AAGAAGCTTCCTTCCACGGTGCACGAAATGTGTGATAGTGAGATTGCGGGCGGTGGGGGTCCGGTGGTGCCATCGGCGGTTCCCGCCCAACCGATACCGGTATTATCACCGCAGCCCAGCGCCAATGGCATCGTGGAAGCCATCAACCCGGCGGTGCAGCAGATGGCGAGCTCCCTTTCCGCACActcgatgcatcatcatctgcagcagcagcagcaccagcagcagccgttggtGCATCCAAGCAACGCCaccagtgctggtgctgccccGGATAGTGGCGGAGAGTACGTGTCCGCGCAGGAACTGGAAATGGAGAACCATTGGCTGCGGGAGAAGCTGAAGGAGATCACCTCGGACCGGGATCGATTGCTGTGCGAGGTGGCCAATCTGCGGCTCGAGCTCGATATGGCGGAACTGAAGCGACTTCCGGAACATCACAGGTAAGGGCGGGAGGCACCGGGGTCACAGGCACATGGTTTGCGATTCAATTACCCGGGGAGTGAGACTTCGGAGTGAATAAAATACAAGTCaaattggaaatttatgtttGTACGCGGCGCGTGGTGGCATGTTTTATGTTCACCGCAAAACCTCATAACGAGCTTGCGGCCGCATTTATTACCGGGAGGGCcggccctcccccccggggtgggtgTCGCGTGTTTGATCAGCACTCCAATCGGTTTACTGCTGGTgtagcaatcgatcgattggtggcgATGTTAGTGTCGCGTCTCAATCATCTTGTGTCATCATTTCATTCGTTGGCGATAGAGAAGCAACGAGAAGTTCGTTAATGCGACCGTAAACATTGAAGCGAAACTAACCATTGTTTGTCGTTTCACAAAGCAATCCATTAacgcgcaatattattggtcaatattatgggttacttggatttattAAGCAAATTCAGGAtctgcaaaatattttcatgtttttgtaaATATTCCCTTTAAATCAAAGTAACCTAGACTATTGCTCAATAATATTGCGCGTGTCTGTAGGAaaagtcctcctcctccgttttttgcgaaattaattgcatttccaGTTGACCTCGAATCCATGTCCTGGAATAACTATTTCATTTAACCTTCCTGCTGGCCCACACTagaaggagggggaggccCGTTGGGATTAGCTTCGTGATgctgtcatcgtcatcaccgaaGAGGAAATGCAATCTGGAGCGAGCGTCCGAGAGAAGCGAGGTTCCATTTTTCTTAATCAacctggctgactggctggcccgGCGGTTGGTCTTGTGATAAACTGCATCTGAAtcatttcctcttttccacAACCGGTCTTCCGGtgcccgatcgatcggttccttggggggtgtgtgtggcccGTTTAGAGTTCATTAcagttcttctgcttcacgAGCTTCTAAACGGAataaagggggaaaaaaatgccaACACCAAGCGTCGTCTCGTGGTGCTCGCATGTCAATGATTTATATGTTGGCCACGGTCAACCGGCCCGGGCGCTTAGCCGGCATCATTCTCTTCCGTTCTTTGGCTTTGACGAACCGTTTCCGGTACCGTAGTACCACCCGCTTCTCCCGGAGCGACCCGTTATGTGACTGACCActtgcgttgctgttgctggcctaGATgccgtggctgtggctgtgtgttttCCCAAGCAACCAGAAAGGGGAGAGCACGCGATTGCGGGCGCGAAATGGCAACCagcgtcgtcgcggtcgtcgtggccgtcgtcgtcgccgtcatccgAATgctcaggagcagcagttaatgatgatcatcgtggTACTGTTTGAGCCGCATACTTTTTATGATTCTACGGGTGGCTGCCCATCAAGTGCCTAGACGCGAGTGGCGCCTTCTCCTACACGctgagctgctggtgccggttccAGTGCGAATCCCCCGGCACCGTCGTGGTGAGCGTGAATCACGTCTTTCGCACATTGAGGCAGGGGGTCggagtttgttttgctgctgctgctccgggtgTGCCCCGCGCGTGGTACGTTTAATTACCTAACACTAGCCTGTCAGTAGAATCGCCATGACGCTACCTGTGGCgaagctgctggctgctgctctttgGTGATAAGCAATTAGCAGAGCGCCAAGATGCTGCCCAGTGTCTCTGCTGGAGTGTCTTATCTTCAATTTGTGGTAATTATAATTGCTCAAACCGACGCCATATTGTGGAAATCTTTACgcaagaggaaaaggaagtaGAAAGTTCGCGGCAGCATATCGTGCTGATCGCGCGATCGAATTGGAGATcacaaaaccacaccaaaAACGGAACTGTCTTCTAGCCCTCATAAAGACAAACACatgcttttatgcttctgctgctgctgtttctgcttctgatggtgctgctagtCGCGCATCGTCAAGATATCAACCCAGGGGGTGACCGCGAGCACGAGTGAGCACGCCCTGGGCCAGCGTAAAAATAGAAGCCAAAGATTATCTTTGAGGAGGTCACGAGATGAagatcaacgacgacgacggtttcatcggcggctgcggcggagAGCGATATTAATTGGgaaccacagccacagctACAGCTGGCTGAAGCGACCGCGGCCATGGCTTCACAGTGTGTTCCTTTAGCACCTCGAGAACGAGCCTTTGACATCGCGTAGCGTGGTAGCGATCAGTACGAAAGAgggacagagacagagagatggaTCTCTGAAACCGGGAGTGGGTCGCGCGGagttattttaatattttgacATCCGCGACGCCAAGTCTACCGCGGCGTTGATCGGGACGGTCGCCTCCGTAGGGTACTAGATTGttcgaaaaaaagaagacgaGCTCCGCAGTGCACACGAAACATAAGCATGCGATtcatgttgatgctgctgctgctactttctCCATGCTGCTGATAACCCGAAATTGGTTCGCAtggtctgctgctgattaGCCGCGATTGCAAAAGGGTTTCAGCTAACAGtttcagcaacacacacacacacagaaatcgAACACGCAACGGGATCACGACGGGATTGATTTAACGACAAGACACTCCTTAACACCACTTAACGCGGGCTGCCGTTACGGGGCCGGCAACAAGGCTGCAACAAGCAGGGGTTTGATGGACTTCGTATTCGGTGGGGCAAGGGGGGGTTAGTGTGCTCcataaaatcaacaaacgaatCGCCTGCGCCAGACGCTGCTTGGGCGCTTGGTGTTTTCTTTAATCAAACACCCCTCCGCTGGTGTTTCGGAGTTTGCGGAACTTGCTGCTTAATGAAGCTCCCAGGGGCCAGGGGGGTGTTACTGCAGTGGCGAAGGTGCCGAGGTGCCTTCGCTGCTCATCctaaacgcaacgcaacgataGAGAAATCGATGCACAGAAGATGGAGGTgccgcgtggtggtggaaaaccgaaccgaaacgagGGGATGAAGCGTAAAATGGACCATTACATGCGCATAGCTTTTCGCGCCTCATTGATCATTTATACCGCAGCGGTACCTCCCCTTTTTGATTTGGTTGAAGttaatttcttgttttttgggaagcCTCAACATGACTTTATGCTGCGCATGGCGCTTAACTGTTCCAGCGCGTTCACTCCGGCGGGTTAATGTTTTACCTCGGTATCGATGAGGCAGCAAGAGCAACTTCCCCAAAACGCGTGTACGCGAGATGGCACCGAGAGAAGGCTGAGTCTCTTCCCTCGATGAACTAATCATGAATAGGAtgggagaaaaaggaagaaaatgcgGGGCCTCTTCCATCCCTCGAATTGATTAACTTTGAGACTCATAAAACCGGATCTAAAAGGGCTCCATGTTCGAGAAGGGCTCCAGTTTTTTGCCGTCtgacagcgagcgaggaaaactaatggaaaaaatgaatatttcaatCATCCTGCCAAGCCGGCTTGGTCTGACGTGCTGCCTTGGCCATGGCCTCCTGTGGCATTGCCCAAGTGAAAGTTCACTTTCGTTGGAACGgccttttttccaattttcttcGGATGATGAGAAGTGTCCATCTTTGCTATGCATCGTAGTTCGTAGTGTTTCCCGAACAAAAATGCACACTCTGATGCAAATCATTCCGTGAGATGTATCCTCAGCTACGTCTAGGATAAATATAGAGTAGATAGGATGGATAGAGCACAGCGAATAGTGTCTTTCTATTAAATTCCTGGTATTTCCTCTTCTCCTAATTGATGGAATCGATATAACTAGAGTTCACTCTTCAAAAGCCTCAAGTGGCCCACTATAACGCAGATCGTAAATCCAAATTCAAATGGAACATTAGGGCGGGAACTGTGTCCGCGGCACTCGACTTGAAGAGCGACGAGGTCCTTACTCGCGTCGTTTAAGCGCACTTCCGCCGTTTTTCCACCGCC
This sequence is a window from Anopheles darlingi chromosome 3, idAnoDarlMG_H_01, whole genome shotgun sequence. Protein-coding genes within it:
- the LOC125957174 gene encoding uncharacterized protein LOC125957174; its protein translation is MCDSEIAGGGGPVVPSAVPAQPIPVLSPQPSANGIVEAINPAVQQMASSLSAHSMHHHLQQQQHQQQPLVHPSNATSAGAAPDSGGEYVSAQELEMENHWLREKLKEITSDRDRLLCEVANLRLELDMAELKRLPEHHR